In one Scomber japonicus isolate fScoJap1 chromosome 6, fScoJap1.pri, whole genome shotgun sequence genomic region, the following are encoded:
- the ube4a gene encoding ubiquitin conjugation factor E4 A, with the protein MTDQGNNNQNISCNPFAALFGSLADAKQFASGQKPAQVSAEPPLEDSGESQSESENSVSDSVDDNDDSVAEISRSFRSRQELCEQLNVNHMIQRIFLITLDNSDPSLRGGNGIPPRCVYLEEMAADLDGQDWLDMDNIEQALFNRLLLLEPGNNLIYMTSCSAVNLSADRDAGEKRAIPYLFACYQRAKEEVTKVPEKLLSFAVRCKNLTVSNTQTVLLTPEIYISQNVYEQLLDLLLEAFSGAQPEEVIEFLEEVIAGLFSDQEVRTFEEVIVPMFDIFQGRVKDLDLCQPLLYSYLDVLLYFSHNKDIAKVLVEYIQPKDPSNGLQYQKTLLGTVLSISCLLKTPGVVEGHGYFLNPSRSSAQETKVQEANIHQFMGQFHEKLHQILKNLLQRSGETRHLLLSWLGSCLQANAGRAKIWANQMPEIFFQMYASDAFFLNLGAALLKLCQPFCRPRSPKLLTFNPSYCALKELSEEERRNRNVHARGLDKETCLIPVPPQQPVESAQSYSLLTENLILTQLTLHLGFHRLHEQMVKMNQSLHRLQVTWQEAQRTGNPMSEQLLEQFERLMIVYLSTKAATTQPAMLQCCLNLQSSTAALLVQLGMGNQGPEHVALTFPLPSLQSTMLCYVPEFFAENMGDFFIFLRRFADDVLETSSENLEQILNFITVFMGNVERMKNPHLRAKLAEVLEAVMPHMEPVAPGAAQPIVFQRERVFCTYRQAPQLAEALITVFVDIEFTGDPHQFEQKFNYRRPMYPILKYMWGKEDYRESIKHLAVYASDNLEAMNPPLFLRFLNLLMNDAIYLLDEAIQYLSKIKVLQLERDRGEWDGLAPDARREKESSLQMFGQLGRFHNIMSNETIGTLAFLTSEIKGIFVHPFLAERIISMLNYFLQHLVGPKMGALKVKDFSEFDFKPQQLVSDICTIYLNLGDEENFCATVPKDGRSYSPTLFSQTVRVLKKINKPGDMIVGFGLLADKIKSHADRQQQEEETYSDAPDEFLDPIMSTLMLDPVLLPSSNVTVDRSTIARHLLSDQTDPFNRSPLTMDQIRPNEELKQQILQWLDKHKQERLQLGPSG; encoded by the exons ATGACTGACCAGGGCAACAACAACCAGAACATCTCTTGCAACCCCTTCGCTGCGCTCTTCGGCTCGCTGGCTGATGCCAAACAGTTTGCATCAGGCCAGAAACCTGCACAAGTGTCTGCTGAACCACCAC TGGAGGACTCAGGAGAGAGCCAGTCCGAGTCAGAAAACTCTGTGTCAGACAGCGTTGATGACAATGACGACTCCGTGGCAGAGATCAGCCGCTCCTTTCGATCACGCCAGGAGCTCTGTGAACAGCTCAATGTCAACCACATGATCCAGCGTATATTTCTCATCACCCTGGACAACA GTGACCCAAGTCTGAGAGGAGGTAATGGGATCCCTCCTCGTTGTGTGTACCTGGAGGAGATGGCTGCAGATCTGGATGGACAGGACTGGCTGGACATGGACAACATAGAGCAG GCGCTTTTCAACCGTCTGCTGCTGTTAGAGCCAGGAAACAACCTCATCTACATGACGTCATGCAGCGCTGTGAACCTGTCCGCTGACCGTGACGCTGGAGAGAAACGTGCCATTCCTTACCTTTTTGCCTGTTACCAGAGGGCAAAGGAAGAG GTGACGAAGGTACCAGAGAAGTTACTGTCGTTTGCTGTTCGCTGTAAGAACCTGACAgtttcaaacacacagacagtactGCTCACGCCAGAGATCTACATCAGCCAGAATGTCTATGAACAGCTTCTGGACCTGCTGCTGGAAGCTTTCAGTGGAGCAC AACCAGAGGAGGTGATTGAGTTTCTAGAGGAGGTCATTGCTGGTCTGTTCTCTGACCAGGAGGTCCGTACCTTTGAGGAGGTGATAGTACCAATGTTTGACATCTTCCAGGGGCGTGTCAAAGATTTGGATCTGTGCCAACCTCTCCTCTACTCCTACCTAGATGTTCTCCTCTATTTTAGCCACAATAAAGACATTGCTAAG GTGTTGGTGGAATACATTCAGCCCAAAGATCCATCTAATGGTTTGCAGTACCAGAAGACCCTTTTAGGGACAGTGTTGAGTATTTCTTGCTTGTTGAAAACTCCCGGTGTGGTGGAGGGACACGGCTACTTCCTGAACCCCTCCCGCTCCAGTGCTCAGGAGACAAAGGTCCAGGAGGCCAACATCCACCAG TTTATGGGACAGTTTCATGAAAAGCTGCATCAGATCTTGAAAAACTTGCTCCAGCGGTCCGGAGAGACACGCCACCTGCTGCTCTCATGGTTGGGCAGCTGTCTGCAGGCAAACGCTGGCCGAGCCAAGATATGGGCCAATCAGATGCCTGAGATCTTCTTCCAGATGTACGCCTCAGATGCATTCTTCTTAAATTTGGGTGCGGCACTGCTCAAGCTGTGCCAACCCTTCTGCAGGCCACGTTCGCCCAAGCTGCTCACCTTCAACCCTTCCTACTGCGCACTCAAAGAGCTGAGTGAAGAAGAGAGGCGCAATCGCAATGTGCATGCAAGAG GACTCGACAAGGAAACCTGTCTGATCCCTGTGCCCCCTCAGCAGCCGGTGGAGTCTGCACAGTCCTACAGCCTGCTGACAGAAAACCTCATCCTCACACAACTCACCCTGCATCTCGGCTTCCACAG ACTCCATGAGCAGATGGTGAAGATGAACCAGTCTCTCCACCGGCTCCAGGTGACATGGCAGGAGGCCCAGAGAACAGGCAACCCAATGTCAGAGCAGCTCTTGGAGCAGTTTGAGCGTCTGATGATTGTTTATCTGTCAACCAAAGCTGCCACCACGCAGCCTGCCATGCTGCAATGCTGCCTTAACCTTCAATCTTCCACTGCTGCTCTGCTAGTTCAGCTTGGTATGGGAAACCAGGGGCCTGAACATGTAGCACTCACTTTTCCCCTGCCTTCCCTACAGAGTACTATGCTCTGCTATGTCCCAG AGTTCTTTGCAGAGAATATGGGAGACTTTTTCATCTTTCTGCGTCGGTTTGCTGATGATGTTTTGGAGACTTCCTCTGAAAATCTGGAGCAGATTCTTAACTTTATCACTGTCTTCATGGGTAACGTAGAGAG GATGAAGAACCCACATTTAAGAGCAAAGCTGGCAGAGGTCTTAGAAGCAGTGATGCCCCACATGGAGCCTGTGGCTCCCGGTGCTGCTCAGCCAATCGTGTTCCAGCGAGAGAGAGTCTTCTGTACCTACAGACAAGCACCTCAGCTGGCCGAGGCCCTCATCACTGTGTTTGTAGACATTGAATTTACAG gtgATCCTCATCAGTTTGAACAGAAGTTCAACTACAGGAGACCCATGTATCCCATCCTCAAGTACATGTGGGGCAAAGAGGACTACAGAGAAAGTATCAAG CATTTGGCGGTCTATGCATCTGACAATCTGGAGGCCATGAACCCCCCTCTGTTCCTCAGGTTCCTCAACTTACTGATGAACGATGCCATCTACTTGCTGGACGAGGCTATTCAA TACCTGAGTAAAATCAAGGTTCTGCAGCTGGAGCGGGATCGAGGTGAGTGGGATGGCCTGGCCCCTGATGCCCGGAGAGAGAAGGAGTCAAGCCTGCAGATGTTTGGACAGCTGGGCCGCTTCCACAATATCATGTCTAATGAGACCATTGGCACACTGGCCTTCCTCACCTCAG AGATCAAGGGGATCTTTGTGCACCCCTTCCTGGCTGAGAGGATCATCTCCATGCTGAACTACTTCCTGCAGCACCTGGTGGGTCCTAAGATGGGGGCCCTTAAAGTCAAGGACTTCAGTGAGTTTGACTTCAAGCCCCAGCAGCTTGTTTCTGACATCTGCACCATCTACCTGAACCTGGG AGATGAGGAGAATTTCTGTGCTACAGTCCCAAAGGATGGACGATCGTATTCTCCTACCCTCTTCTCCCAGACAGTCAGAGTACTAAAGAAGATCAACAAACCTGGGGACATGATTGTGGGATTTGGACTCCTTGCTGATAAAATAAAG TCCcatgcagacagacagcagcaggaagaggagacCTATTCAGACGCCCCAGACGAGTTCTTAGACCCCATTATGTCCACGCTGATGCTTGATCCTGTTCTTCTCCCATCCTCTAATGTCACAGTTGACCGCTCAACTATAGCCAGACATCTCCTCAG TGATCAGACAGACCCATTCAACCGCAGTCCTCTAACCATGGACCAGATCAGGCCAAATGAGGAACTCAAACAGCAGATCTTGCAGTGGCTGGATAAGCATAAGCAGGAGAGGCTGCAGCTGGGACCTAGTGGCTAG